The following nucleotide sequence is from Ferruginibacter lapsinanis.
TATTGGCTAATTTTTCCTGTAAGCGAAGTTTTTGTTCATCAGTAACCAGGTCAGATGTGTTGATATCCCAATAGCCTTCCACCATGGTCTCTACTTTATTTACATTTTGACCACCTTTTCCGCCGCTTCTAGCCGTTTTAAATTTTATTTCTACCGAGATATCCATTATCAAATTTAGTATTATTCATCATTTCATTGCATTAAAAGCCATAGGTTTAGTATCTTTAATTTTAATAAAAGCAAAAAAATCTACATTTTTGCAGGTAACGAAAAAGTATTGATGATAAAAGGTATACATAATTCATTAGTTGAGCGTAAAAGATCAGGTAAAAAGTCATTTGCTGTATTGATTGACCCCGATAAGGTGAACAACAGCAATATGGAGCAATTGATCGATTTGTCCGTATCAGCCAAAGTAGATTACTTCCTTGTGGGAGGAAGTTTGGTTATCTCCAATTATCTGGATGAATGTCTGCAATTGATCAAACGTAGTTGCAATATCCCCACTGTATTATTTCCCGGAAGCCCATCGCAGGTGAGCAAATATGCCGATGCATTGTTGTACCTGTCTCTTATCAGCGGACGCAACCCTGAATTATTGATTGGTCAGCATGTGGTATCAGCGCCTTATGTAAAGCAAAGCGGACTGGAAATTATGCCTACCGGCTATATGGTAGTAGATGGTGGCGCACCCACCACTGTTTCTTATATCAGCAATGCCAGCCCATTGCCGGCAGATAAAAACGAAATAGCGATGTGTACAGCCATGGCCGGCGAAATGCTGGGCATGAAATTAATTTATATGGATGCCGGCAGCGGCGCCAAACGTGCTATCCCCGAAAGCATGATAGAAAAAGTTGCACAATCCATCGATGTGCCTTTAATAATAGGAGGTGGCATTGTAGAACCCGAAAAAGCTTACCTCAACTGCAAGGCCGGTGCCGATGTGATCGTTGTAGGTAACGCCATCGAAAAAAATGCATCTCTCATAAAAGAAATGGCTGCTGCAGTACATAGTGTACCCGTAAACGTGGGGTAATTTTTTTTGCTTGCCCCGATTATTTCGGGGTTACCAGCTTCAGTTTTTCATGGCATCATCGTTGCGTCGCAATCCTTTCATCGGAAGAATTACTATTTAACTTTTTCCTAAGCGTATTATTCCTATGCTACAATAACTGTCGTATATATTTGTATTGAGCAAAATTTAAATCAGGCTATATGAATATTGAAAAGTATTACAAACTTATTTTTAGTACAGTAATATTTTCGATTACTATAATAAATTTAAATGCACAATCTCCTTCGCTGTTCAATTATTATCGATATCATTATTCTGACAGTCCTCGTATTGTCTATGCTGGAAAAGTAGTTGGAATTAATGCGGTTCAGTACGATTCAATGTATAGAGATCAATATGATTCTATGTATTGGAAATTTTTATCACCAATAACAAAAAGTAATAACCCTATTGAAATAAGATTGAGAACAGGGTCAATCTATTCAAGGAGTCCCTATACTTGTACAATTCTGTACGTTGATAGTTCTTTTAAAATAAAACGATTTTTACAAAATGGAACTGAATTAAGTATAAATCTTAAAGCAGATGTTGTTTATGATAAACTTATAAAAAATGCCATTTTTAGTTTAGAACAATTTCAAGTATCGAATTTCCTTAGTGACACAGCAACACTTTATTCTTCCACAGGCTGGCAAAAGGAACATTTTACTGAGCTATTCGGTGGTCATCAAACAGAATATCTCTTGGAGTATAAAGTTGGAAATCTCTACAACAGAATTTCAATAAACTTAATATATTATTTAAAATTTCCGGATAACCAACTACTAAGAAGGTATGATGAGATAGCGGAAGCATTAACGGAGGGTCTATAAAAACTTTCGCCCTGTCGGAGTTTTCACAGCCTATCCTTTCAATAGTGTTATTCTATCCGTGAACCCCCCGCTGGGACAATTTTGTTACATTTGATATATGAAATTGATACTATTCAGCTGCTTACTTTTGTTTTCTCTGCTATCATTCTCAAGTTATAAAAAGGGGAAAGAGTATCAATTTGAATGTAATAAGTTTATAGAAATATCAACAAAAATGCCTGTTAGTTTAAATGACAAACTTGTAGGCAGAATTACAAGGTTATCATACGACTCAACAAAAAAAATATGTTTTGGTGTGATAAAGTTTAATGCAGGGTTTAATGTTTATTCAAATATGCAGTTTGTTATTAAGAATTGGCAGGCATCATCTCCCGAAATAATTATCGAAACAGATAAGACAAAAAATGTTCATTTACTAGATCATAAAAAGGATACTATTGTAATTAATTAGCACCGTCGTTAGTCGCCTTTCCCCCCGTCGGGGTTTTTACAGCCATCCTTTCAATAGTATTATTCTATCCTTGCCCCTCCGCTGGGACAAAGAAAACATCAGATAATAACCCGTCTTCGACAAGCTCAGACTGACAGTATAAGTATGGTGAGGTTGAAAGTATTTTATTTAATAAGCTACTTTGTATTTTGGATAGCTGCTCTAACAAAATTTACAACTGTCAGTCTGAGCTTGTCGAAGACGGCCCATTTATCATTTAACCAGGCGGTATGATACCGGTACCTTGCCGGAACTTCCGGGAAGCTTCCGGTATCGTACCGAAAGGCTGCCGGAAATCCGGGGAAGCTTCCGGTATTGTACCGAAAGGCTGCCGGAAACCCGGGGAAGCTTTCGGGAACACCCGACGGCTTGCCGGAAACTCAGGGAGACTTTCGGGAACACCCGAAAGCTTGCCGGAAACCCAGGGAGGTTTTCGGGTAAAAAATGAGTTTTTCCCCCATTTTTGGTCAAAAAAAGCTGTTTTTAATGCTAAAATCGTCGATTTTCAGGCTATTCCGCCTTTGAATAAGGGGAAGCTGACAGAGGTTGAAATAAGATTTCTGCCTATTGCAGAACCGTTGTTGCCGTTGTTGGAAATTTTTCGCCGTAGTTGGCAGACTGTTCAACTACGGCAAAGACCAGCAGCAAAAAATACACTATAATAAAAGTTCCCTAATGGAATGCCGATAAAAAGATTCCGCCCTCAGCAAATCACCAAATATCCAAATCATCAAATCTCCAAATCCCCAAATCTCCAAATCAAAGACTCATCATCTCCTTAAACTTCACCGCCTGCCTGCGACTAACTTCTACTTTTTCTCCACCCTGTATATCCAGTAATAAGCCACCATTAAAATAAGGTTCTATCTTTTCGATCATCCGCATGTTTACAATGTGCTTGCGGTTGGCACGAAAGAATATTTTTTCATCCAGTCTTTCTTCCAATGCATTCAGCGATTTTAAGATGAGCGGTTTGTTGCCGGCAAAAAACACTTTAGCATAATTGCCCACGCTTTCGAATAAACGCACTTCAGACAATTTCACAAACCAGCAACGTTCACCATCTTTTACAAACACCTGATCGTTTTCACTCAGCATACCACGACCAAAAGCCTGTTGAGCAGCCAGCTCTTTTTCATCTGCCAGCTGTACTTTTTGCAACGCATCTGCCAGGCGTTTAGGTTCAATCGGTTTCATCAGGTAATCCAATGCATTCACTTCAAACGCTTTTAATGCATAATCATCATACGCAGTAGTAAAGATCACATGTGGTGCTTTGTCAAGCTCCTGCAACATGTCAAAGCCGGTCTTGCCAGGCATCTGTATATCTAAAAAAATAATATCAGGGTTTAATGCATCAATTTTTTCAATGCCTTCTGTAGCATTGGCAGCTTCATCAATTACTTCCACATCCGGAAAATCCTGTAATAATTTTCTTAACTCATTTCTTGCCAATCTTTCATCATCAATAATAATTGCTTTTTGCATACTATAAATTTTTACAAATTATTTAATGGCATAATAATCCTGGATTCTACCATATCGTTGCCTAAGTTTTTAATATCAAAAGTGGCTTTGCCCTGGTATAAAAGATTTAATCTGTCCTGTGTGCTGCGTACACCAAATCCATCGCCGTTTGTAAAGCCGTTCAGTTGTCCGGAGTTTTGCACCACCAGTTCGTGATGGCCATCCACAAAGTCGGAGATCACTTTAATACTACCTCCATTTATTTTTTTGCTGATGCCATGTTTAATAGCATTTTCAACCAGTGTTTGTAACATCATTGGCGGCACAGGCAATTCCCATGTACTTTCATTGATATCTATTTCAACGGTCAGTCTTTCTTCAAAACGCATTTTCTCCAATGCCAGGTAATCTTTTACGATATTCATTTCTCTTACCAATGGAACGGTTTCCAGTTGTTCTGCATGCATACTGCTGCGTAAGATATTGCTCAGCTCTGTAATAGCAGTTCTGGCACGGTTAGGGTTTTCATCTACCAGTGCACGGATGCTATTTAGTGCGTTAAAAATAAAATGAGGGTTGATATGAGATTTGATCGTTTTAAGTTCCAGCTCTTTTACAAGCGATTGTAATTTTAATGTATCTACCTGTTGTTTTCGGTTACGCTCTACATAGTGATAGGTATAATAAATGAGGTTCCAGATAAAGAAGATAAAAAAGCTGTTAATAGAACTTCGTATGATCTCATTCAATGCAGAGATCTTCGGATCAAGGTATCCGCTTAAGTTCAGCATCTTTTCAATAGCAACATCCAGGCTGGCATAAGCAATTGAAAAAATGATGGTAACAATAATGAAAGAAATGATCTGCCTTTTGATCGGTTTTTCTAAAAACTCACTTTTCTTGATGATTGTCCTCATCAGGTGGGTGAATAATAATCCCAGTGCAATACTGATGAATATCAGAAAATAAAATTGCTCGATCTTTTTTACAGAAAGTTTTTCATAAAAAAATATGGTAATGGCGGCATATAAGCCCCATCCTGCCAACTGGCAAAGCCAATATGTGGATAAGCGTTTCATCATCGTATACAAATTTACATTCCGTGCCATTAAATTAAGCATTTGCTAATGATTAGTGGCGAAATGATGTGGTGAAAGGTGCTTTGGTGTAAAAAGAATTTTTCTGGTGTGCAACCCTTAAGCCCGATATTTTATCTTAATGATTTGATAAAACCTATTAGCAAACAATCAAACAAGTTAAAAAATGTCATTGAATTTATTAGATTCTTCTAAAGGGCTAATTACCAGGGAATTGATAGCGAAAGCCAGCTTTTTTTTAGGAGAAAACCAAAGCAATGTATCAAAAGCGATCGGAGGGATATTGCCTTCAATCGTTGCTGGTATGGTTGACAAGGGAGCCACAGCGGAAGGAGTGAGTACAATTGTCGATCTGGCCCATTCTGCAAGTAGATCAGGTTTTTTGGAAGATCTGGGTAGCGTATACGTAAGTGATAAAGGTAGCATCATATTAAATAAAGGGGCAGCGATAGTGCCTGCCTTATTTGGAGAAAATAAAACAGGAGCACTAGCTGGGCTGATTTCAAAATTTTCAGGTATTAAACCTGCTTCTGCAGCGTCTTTACTAAGCCTTGCTACCCCCATTTTATTAAGTGTATTAGGTAGATATGCGTCATCAAATAATTTAAATAATGCAGGGGTAGCGTTATTGTTGGCAGAACAAAAAAATAGTGTTTTGAAAGCAATGCCGGGAGAACTGGATCCGAGTAACATATTTAATATTTTCAGCGGCAAAATGCGGTTTGTTCCAAATTCGATTGCTTCAACCGCCACTGCATCTACTGAGGAAATAACCGGGGGAGTATTTAAACGATCATTGTCTTTATTGATAATGGTAATTGGTGCGGCTGCTGTATTTTATTTTTTTTGTAATGGTTGTAGTGAAATTGATACCTTAATAGATGGACGGGATTCTCTGAATGCGATCATTGCAAATTCGTATGGAGATAATAATGCAGAAGTTGAGGATTTGGGTAAAGTAGATCCTTTAACAGGAGATTGGTTGTATAATTCTGGAAGTAATATAGTGATCGATCTGCCAAACAATGCCGGCAAATTGATAGTAGGGGAAAATTCTACAGAAAATAAATTGTATCAATTTTTATCCGGTAACGAACAATTGGATACAGTAAAAGGCAATTGGTTTGAATGTACGAACCTGCATTTTAAAACAGGAGGCGCAGTACTTGATTCAACTTCAATGACCCAACTAAAAAATATGGTAGCTATTACCAGGGCTTTTCCAAAAGCTGAATTTAAGTTTGGAGGATATACAGATAATACCGGTGATTCAGCAGCAAATGTTATACTTTCTCAAAAAAGAGCCGAAGCGGTAGTTGACCAGTTAAAAAAATCAGGTGCGGCTGCTGCTTCTATTGCAGGAGCAAAAGGATATGGTCCTCAGTGGCCTTTGGCAGACAATGCAACTCCGGAAGGCAGAGCACAAAACAGAAGGGTTGCAGTAAATGTGAAAGCAAAATAATTTTTTTATGTTTTGATGGTGATAAAAAGGCCCCATTTTATATGGGGCCCTTTTTATTTTTTCAACAATTTAAAAGCATGCGACCATTGGTTATTGATAAAACCGGGGATGCACCATAAAATACATAACGGCTCAATAGCTCTTGCAGCTTCCGCTTTGCCCATGTCTTCTGTTTCCCAACCAAACGAATGCAGTATTTCTGTAACAGTTTTTTTTGCCTCATCATTATACCCACAAATGAACATGGTAGGCGTAATGCCGCCAAAATCAGGTTTATACATAAACGCATTCCCTACACTATTAAATGCTTTAACAACATTTGCATTTGGAATAAGTTGTTGAATTCTTTCCATCAGTGATTCATTCATCGAAGTGAAATATTGTAAAACACCATTCACCGGAGGGGCTGCTGCTATCGGGTTGGTAGTATCAATAACAGTTTTTCCTTTAAAGTTTTCTATTCCGGCTAATTTAATGGCGGCTTCTGTAACCAAACCACCAGTTGCAATAATAATGAGGTCTCCAAATATTGCTGTCTCCGAAAATGTACCCGTAAGTCCACCGGAATTTTCTTCTTTCCATTTCACTACTTCTTCTTTAGCAATATCCCTGGTACCAAGCATTACCTGATGCCCTTCTTTTAATAATCCGGTAGCCAGCACTCGTCCAACGATCCCGGATCCTATGATTCCTACTTGCATAAATTATTTATTTAGTGATTAATGTTTAGTTTTACAAAGTAGATAAAAAATTGTTCATGGCCAATCCCAATTTGAATACAGAAGGAGAATCTTTAAGTGCTGCCGATAAGGAGTTTGAGAATAATATACGGCCAGGCGAAATGGCTGATTTTACAGGCCAGACGCAAACCATTGAAAATCTGAAAGTTTTTATTAAAGCGGCTAAAATAAGAGGCGAAGCATTGGATCATATTTTGTTTCATGGCCCTCCGGGTTTGGGAAAAACCACACTGAGCAGAATTATTGCCAACGAATTGGGCGTAAGCATCAAAGAAACAAGTGGTCCGGTAATAGAGAAGCCCGGAGATCTGGCAGGCTTATTAACTAACCTCGAACCTAATGATGTATTATTCATTGATGAGATACATCGATTGAGTAATGTGGTGGAAGAATATTTATATGCTGCCATGGAAGATTTCAGGATCGATATTATGATCGATAGTGGTCCTAACGCAAGGAGTGTACAAATCAATTTGAATCCTTTTACATTGGTTGGTGCCACTACAAGAAGCGGTTTGTTGACGGCGCCATTGCTTTCTCGTTTTGGGATCAAATCAAGATTAGAATATTACAATGCAGAAACGCTGCAGAAGATCATTCTTCGTTCTGCAGGAATATTAAATACAAGTATTACCAACGAAGCCGCAAAAGAAATTGCCGGTCGTAGCAGGGGTACACCACGTATAGCAAATGGTTTATTAAGAAGAGTAAGAGACTTTGCCCAGGTGCTGAATGATGGTGCAATTGATATTGGTATCACACAACATTCTTTAAAAGCATTGAATGTAGATGAGCATGGGTTGGATGATATGGACAACAGGATATTAGCCACTATTATTGATAAATTCAAAGGCGGACCGGTTGGTATCACTACCATAGCTACTGCAGTAGGTGAAGAAGCCGGAACATTGGAAGAAGTGTATGAGCCATTCTTAATACAGGAAGGATTTTTACAACGCACCGCAAGAGGAAGAGAGGCTACAGAAAAAGCATACAGGCATTTGGGCAGAGTGATGCCTAAATTTGGCGGACCGGGGGAGTTGTTTTCATAAAAATATACACGCTGATTTGACTGATAAAAGCAGATGCCGCTGATATTATCAGCGGCATCTGTACAAATCTGTTCTATCCGTGTTTCTATATTTATGAAGCAACCAACCTGAATCCATTACCATGAATATTCACTATCTCAATCGTTGGATCATCTTTTAAATATTTACGCAGTTTGGCAATGTACACATCCATACTTCTGCCATTAAAATAAGTATCACTGCCCCATATCTTTTTCAGTGCAGCTTCTCTTGGTAACAGGTCATTCTTATACTCACAAAGCATTTTTAGTAATTCACTTTCTTTAGGAGATAATGTTTGCACTTTCCCTTCATAGCCTAATTCACGAAGACGTGGATTGAAATGGTATTTACCCATATCAAATTCTGCATTCACTTCTTCTTTGTGTAATTCTTCGTTGCGCTTTAAAATGGCTTTTATTTTATGTAATAAAACTTCACTATCAAATGGTTTGGTGATATAATCATCCGCACCTAGTTTATAGCCTTGTATGATATCATCTTTCATTGTTTTTGCTGATAGGAAAAATAAAGGCACATCAGGATTAATATCTCTGATCTCTTCTGCTAATGTGAAGCCATCCATATTAGGCATCATCACGTCTAAAAGACAAAGGTCAAATTTTTCTCTTTGAAAAGCTGCCAGGCCCAGTCTGCCATCTCTTTCCAGTGTAATATCATAATCATTTAGTTCCAGATAGTTTTTCAATACCATGCCCAGATTGGTATCATCTTCGCATAATAGTAGTTTGGGTTTTATCACTTCCATGTTTGTTAGTTTATAAGTT
It contains:
- a CDS encoding geranylgeranylglyceryl/heptaprenylglyceryl phosphate synthase; its protein translation is MIKGIHNSLVERKRSGKKSFAVLIDPDKVNNSNMEQLIDLSVSAKVDYFLVGGSLVISNYLDECLQLIKRSCNIPTVLFPGSPSQVSKYADALLYLSLISGRNPELLIGQHVVSAPYVKQSGLEIMPTGYMVVDGGAPTTVSYISNASPLPADKNEIAMCTAMAGEMLGMKLIYMDAGSGAKRAIPESMIEKVAQSIDVPLIIGGGIVEPEKAYLNCKAGADVIVVGNAIEKNASLIKEMAAAVHSVPVNVG
- a CDS encoding LytR/AlgR family response regulator transcription factor — its product is MQKAIIIDDERLARNELRKLLQDFPDVEVIDEAANATEGIEKIDALNPDIIFLDIQMPGKTGFDMLQELDKAPHVIFTTAYDDYALKAFEVNALDYLMKPIEPKRLADALQKVQLADEKELAAQQAFGRGMLSENDQVFVKDGERCWFVKLSEVRLFESVGNYAKVFFAGNKPLILKSLNALEERLDEKIFFRANRKHIVNMRMIEKIEPYFNGGLLLDIQGGEKVEVSRRQAVKFKEMMSL
- a CDS encoding sensor histidine kinase: MARNVNLYTMMKRLSTYWLCQLAGWGLYAAITIFFYEKLSVKKIEQFYFLIFISIALGLLFTHLMRTIIKKSEFLEKPIKRQIISFIIVTIIFSIAYASLDVAIEKMLNLSGYLDPKISALNEIIRSSINSFFIFFIWNLIYYTYHYVERNRKQQVDTLKLQSLVKELELKTIKSHINPHFIFNALNSIRALVDENPNRARTAITELSNILRSSMHAEQLETVPLVREMNIVKDYLALEKMRFEERLTVEIDINESTWELPVPPMMLQTLVENAIKHGISKKINGGSIKVISDFVDGHHELVVQNSGQLNGFTNGDGFGVRSTQDRLNLLYQGKATFDIKNLGNDMVESRIIMPLNNL
- a CDS encoding OmpA family protein, with the protein product MSLNLLDSSKGLITRELIAKASFFLGENQSNVSKAIGGILPSIVAGMVDKGATAEGVSTIVDLAHSASRSGFLEDLGSVYVSDKGSIILNKGAAIVPALFGENKTGALAGLISKFSGIKPASAASLLSLATPILLSVLGRYASSNNLNNAGVALLLAEQKNSVLKAMPGELDPSNIFNIFSGKMRFVPNSIASTATASTEEITGGVFKRSLSLLIMVIGAAAVFYFFCNGCSEIDTLIDGRDSLNAIIANSYGDNNAEVEDLGKVDPLTGDWLYNSGSNIVIDLPNNAGKLIVGENSTENKLYQFLSGNEQLDTVKGNWFECTNLHFKTGGAVLDSTSMTQLKNMVAITRAFPKAEFKFGGYTDNTGDSAANVILSQKRAEAVVDQLKKSGAAAASIAGAKGYGPQWPLADNATPEGRAQNRRVAVNVKAK
- a CDS encoding NADPH-dependent F420 reductase produces the protein MQVGIIGSGIVGRVLATGLLKEGHQVMLGTRDIAKEEVVKWKEENSGGLTGTFSETAIFGDLIIIATGGLVTEAAIKLAGIENFKGKTVIDTTNPIAAAPPVNGVLQYFTSMNESLMERIQQLIPNANVVKAFNSVGNAFMYKPDFGGITPTMFICGYNDEAKKTVTEILHSFGWETEDMGKAEAARAIEPLCILWCIPGFINNQWSHAFKLLKK
- the ruvB gene encoding Holliday junction branch migration DNA helicase RuvB, encoding MANPNLNTEGESLSAADKEFENNIRPGEMADFTGQTQTIENLKVFIKAAKIRGEALDHILFHGPPGLGKTTLSRIIANELGVSIKETSGPVIEKPGDLAGLLTNLEPNDVLFIDEIHRLSNVVEEYLYAAMEDFRIDIMIDSGPNARSVQINLNPFTLVGATTRSGLLTAPLLSRFGIKSRLEYYNAETLQKIILRSAGILNTSITNEAAKEIAGRSRGTPRIANGLLRRVRDFAQVLNDGAIDIGITQHSLKALNVDEHGLDDMDNRILATIIDKFKGGPVGITTIATAVGEEAGTLEEVYEPFLIQEGFLQRTARGREATEKAYRHLGRVMPKFGGPGELFS
- a CDS encoding response regulator transcription factor, whose product is MEVIKPKLLLCEDDTNLGMVLKNYLELNDYDITLERDGRLGLAAFQREKFDLCLLDVMMPNMDGFTLAEEIRDINPDVPLFFLSAKTMKDDIIQGYKLGADDYITKPFDSEVLLHKIKAILKRNEELHKEEVNAEFDMGKYHFNPRLRELGYEGKVQTLSPKESELLKMLCEYKNDLLPREAALKKIWGSDTYFNGRSMDVYIAKLRKYLKDDPTIEIVNIHGNGFRLVAS